The window TCAATAACGCCTACGGGAGAATATTCAACGACTTTGAAATCAACGTCTCTATGGGTAAGCTGCATACGATCAACATATATGTAACGGGACACGCGCTGCGCCCTGGGGCCTATGCCGTATCCTCAATGGCTACGCTTATCGATATCCTATCGCAGGCAGGAGGCCCGGCGCCTTCCGGCTCTATGCGCGCGATAGAGGTAAAACGCGGCAATAAGAAAATCGCCACGCTCGATATTTACGAGCTTCTGCTGCATGGCAGCCGTAAGGGCGACGCGCGGCTGTGCGACGGCGACGTGATCTTTATACCGACCGTAGGCAATCTCGTTTCGGTTGCGGGAAACGTCAAGCGTCCGGCGGTCTACGAGCTGACGAAAAATGAAAAACATCTTGCCGATATAATCAAGCTCGCGGGCGGCCTCACATCCGGCGCATACAAAGGGCGGGTACAGATCGTACGCGTCAAGGATAATACGATACGGACCGCCTTTGAATCGGAGCTCACGCAGAAAAACGCCGCGTCACAGAAACTGCAGGACGGAGACCTCGTGAAGATCTTCACCGTGCCGGGCGGCTCGATCAACATACGCATCGCGGGAGCCGTCATCCAGCCCGGCGTATACGCGATAGAGCCTGGAACGACGACGCTGGGTGACGTCCTTAAACGCGCGGGCGGTCTGCTCTACACCGCCGCTACCGAAGGCGAATTGACGCGCATTCAGGTCAGCGAACAGGGTCCCGTGACGACGCGCACGATGGTCAACCTGAGAGAGGCCATCGACGGCAAAGGGTGTTTTCTGCTCCAGCGCGACGACTACATCTTCGTCCGCACCGTGCCGGACTGGAACCTATACCGCAGCGCGCGGATAACGGGGCGCATCCTCTACCCAGGCAGCTATGCCGTCAAACAGGGGGAGCGGCTGTCGTCGCTCATCGAGCGTGCCGGCGGCTTCACCGAAGACGCCTTCCCGCGCGGCGCGGTCTTCATCCGTGACAGCGTAAGGGTCCAGCAGCAGAAAAGTATCGACGACATGATCCTGCGTCTGGAACGTGAAATGGCCGCCGCCGCAAACCAGGCCGTATCCACCGCGACAACAACCAAAGACGTGACCTTCGCCCAGGCGGAGGTTACGCAAAAGGACCGGCTGATGACGGCGCTTCGCAACCTGAAAGCGACCGGGCGCGTCATTATGCAGATACCGCCTGACTACAAGCTGATAAAGGGCAGCCCCTACGATATTGTCCTGCAGGACGGCGACCGTCTCCATATACCGGTCACGCCAGGCACCGTACAGGTCATCGGTTCCGTTACCACACAGTCCACCTTCGTATTCCGCACCGGACAGCCGATCAGCGAATACATCAGAATGGCGGGCGGCTATTCAGCCTCGGCCAACGCCAAACGTACCTACATAATGAAGGTGGACGGCTCTACCGTCAGGGCCTTCGCCGGGAAACGTGCGCAAAAGGTCGAGGACGGAGACTTTATCGTCGTTCCGGAAAAACTGATGTTCCAGCCGGCGATGCGCAATACCACGGACATCATCGACATCGTCTACAAGCTGGTGCTCGGCGTGGCGGCGGTAGACTATATCTTTAAATAAAGGAGGAAAGACGATGACGGACAGCCAAAAGACTTTAAACGACGATTATGAATACGAACTGTCCCTGCTAGATCTGCTGGTGATACTTGTACAGCAAAGATGGCTCATTATAAAAATAACCGCGGCCTTCGCCATTATCGCGGTGATATACGCGCTTACGGGCACGCCGATCTATCGAAGTACCATGCAGATCATCTCGCCAAACAGCGGAGCGAAATCAGGAGCGGCGGCGATGCTCGCGGCTACAGGCATGGGCGACATGCTCGGCGCCCAGCTGACGACGCAGAGCGACACCGTCGTCGGCGTCATCAAAAGTCCGCTGGTGCTGGACAGGGTCATCGATAAAAACAGCCTCCTTACAAGGGAAAGTGAAAATTTCAGCATAACTCGCCTGATCGGCGCATTGTTCTCCAAAGGCAAACCTAAACCTAAGATGAGGACGATGGTAAGAAAATCGCTTTCTGAAAGCGTACAGGCAATTTCAGACAAGAAGAGTGGAATTATCACTCTCTCGGTGAAAGACACCTCTCCCGATATGGCTGTAAAGCTTGTAAAATCCATATTCGCGGAGACGCTCTGCGTCATGCAGGATGTAGCCATCTCTCCGTCGGCGCAGCAAAGGGTATTTCTGGAATCTCAGCTGAAAGAGAACAACGGGGAACTTTCAAAGGCGGAGGGCGCTCTTATATCATTCCAAAAGAGAACGGGGATGATCGGTACGGGAGGCGCGCCCAGCGACATCTCCGCGCTGGCGGTATTGCAGGCACAGATGGTGGCCAAAGAGATAGAGCTGCGATCCGCGCGCTCTTTCGCAAAAGAGGCCAATCCGCAGATAAAAAAGCTTGAGGCGGAATATGCGGCGATAAAAAAGCAGTTCGAAGCGGACAACGCTAAGGTAGGAACTTTTCCTCTTTCCGGTGTCGGCCTGAAGAACCTGCCGGTCGCCTCGCTGGAATACGCCGCGCTGGTACGGGAATACAAGTTCAGGGAAAATCTCGGGCAAATATTGCTGCGCCAATACGAAACGGCCAGAATGAATGAACTTAACGATCCGCTGGTCTTTCAGGCCCTTGGCGAACCAACCTACCCTGAGCTCAAGGAATCCCCTAAGAGAGCAAAAATTGTAATTCTCGCGACTTTTCTCGGCGGCTTTCTCGGCGTCTTGGCCGCTTTTATCTGCCACTTTCTCTCAATATCAAGCTCCGATCCAGAAGAGGCACCCAAGATAGAATTTGTTAAGGCAGCCCTGCGCTCAGATCTGAAAAAACTAAAATTTTTAAAGAAAAAAAGCTCATAAGGATAACGCCGGATAAAAGCCCTCTTTTCTTTCCGGAAAAGAGGGCTTTTTCATACTGTTTTTATATGTTTACAGGTCGCGGCCTGCGGCTGTTTCGTCAAGAAGCAGCTTGGCAGATATTTTTTTGCAGGAATTCAGCAGTTCATCAATGATATGTATATCGTCAATGTCGGGCTTTCCACAGAGAGAATCCAACATATATCTGACCTCCGAAAGCTTCAAAATTATCGGAGATGTCTCTTTGAGATGCTGTTCTTCGTTAGACATAGGCATTATCGGACCTTTCACGACTAACGCTCTCCCCGTATCCTCGTTCTCCTCCAGCAGGAAGGCAACTGTCGTATCGAGAACCCGCGCAATGTTTTTCAAGTTCTCGCCTTCGGGGAGGCAGCGCTTACCCTCCCAGGCTATGACCGTCGAACGGGCTACCTTTAAAGATTCCGCCAACATGGCCTGGGTCAGCCTTTTCTCTTTACGCAGCATTTTTATCTTCTCAGAAATATTCATCGGCATCCCCCATGTTGTGTATAGACTACAAATAATAGAGGAATGGGTCAAGATTGATTTGGCCTACATATATGTTGTGTAAACTTGACTATATTCAAAGATATTTTTATAATAAGTCTTATATAGCGGACTTATTTAATTATGGCGGTGACAATCAATGTTTGGGAAAGTAATCAGAAAGAGAAGGGTCGCCCTAAAACTCACCCAGAACGACCTGGCAGTGCTGGTTGGCGTCAACCGCACCACCGTCGTGGCCTGGGAACATGAGAAGTTTCAGCCGACAAAGAAGATCGCGGCTCTCGAAGACGCTTTGAATATTGGGCGCGGAGAGCTCTATTTTATAATCCAGGAAAACCGGCTGCGGTGATGCGTAAAAATGTTTGGTTCAAATCAAACGCGCGGGATATCTATATTTTTATCGCGCTCTGCGTCTTTATATCCTCTGTGGCGCTGATATATCGCCACGAGACCGGACCGGGGCTCTCGTACAGCTCTGTCTTTTATTGTCCCGCTAAGAAAGATGACGTTCTGTCGGTACAGGCACAGCCGCCGCGCCCATCCTATAATGACGCTGACATGCACGTATCCGTGGCGGCGGCAAAGAGAACCGCGGCACAGGCCGTTCACAGGTCTTTGGCGAAGGTATCCGACGTCGCAGTCCTTCTTTATATCGTCTACCTGCTTCTATTTCTGCGCAAAGGCAAAAAGACCTCATCTCTCTTTATGAAGACGGATGGGAAGAACTATTCCAAAGATCCGCTGACAGGGCTGCTTGACAGAAGCGTGCTCTACGGGTCGGTCTCCGAAACTATTCGTCTCTACCCAGAGAGATGCCACGCCGTTTTTATGATGGACCTGGACAATTTCAAAAAAGTAAACGACACCTTCGGACATCTCAAGGGGGATACGGTTCTGCGTTCAGTAGCTGAACACATTTTATCCAGCGTCGAAAAGGGCGATATTGTGGGACGGATCGGCGGCGACGAGTTTATCGTCCTGGCCAGGAACGTCGCCGGCAGGACCGAGGCGGAGAGCAAGGCTAAGACGCTGCAAAAGGCGGTCTCAGGCATGGAGGATGTCACCGTAAGCATCGGCATAGCCCTCTATCCTTACGACGGCGCTGTGTTTGAGGAGCTGTATGATCACGCCGATATTGCGATGTACAGGGCGAAGGATAAAGGCCGCGACCGCTGCGAGTTTTACTGCGGCGGCCGCTGAGAGAACAGCGGGACTGGCGGCGCTAAACGCCGTTTCTTTCTCTTTCTATCCAGCCCAGATATCCCTTCACCGACTGGCCAATGAAGAATTCCTCCCTCTTTCGTACCGCCTCCGGCATCTTTTCAAGGTTTGCGAGCACCGGATCGTTTGCCAGCAGCGCAAGGACCGCATCCTCCGGCGAGGTTCCGGCGGGAAGCGCCGAGAGCACCGCGAGCCAAAGCTTCATCTGCTCCGCGGCCCTGTCGAAAACTTCGCTGGCGTCTTCGAGATATCCCGAGTGAGGGAAGCAGACGACGTCTATATCTTCGAGCGCCCTCAGCCTGTTGAGAGAGGCGACGGCCCTGTCATAGAAAAATTTATGCGGTGTCGCCGGGCGCATGAAGCAGCTGCCGTCGTCACACCTGAACCAGCAGCCGGCAGCTTCGCCGGCAAAGAGTATCCGCCTTCCGGCAAGTTCATAGATGTAGGAGCTGTGATGCGGCGCGTGTCCTGGCGTGTCGATTACGGTAAGGTTAGGTATACCGCCGTCGATAAGGTTCTCCGCCGGGAGCGGTATGGGGGTACCGTACACGTCGCAGAGGCTGCCAAGGCTGGTCCGGCTTCCTGCGATCAGCTTAGAGGGGTCGACAAGGTGCGGACGCCCCTTTTCCGGAGCCAGAACTTTGGTCTCCGAGTGCGCGGCGATAAACTGCCCCGCGCCACCAGAATGGTCGAGATGTATATGCGTATATATCAGATAATCGATCTTATTTTTTCCTTTGGCCTCAAGCAGGCGCAGAAGCTCCGGAACCGCGGAGGCCGGTCCCGTCTCCACAAGTATCCTCCGCCCGCCCGCCTTGTCTTCGATGAGCCAGCCGTCAAGAAATGATTCAAAGCCGCCGCGCGGTATCGGCAGGTTTATCCGGTAAAAATTGGGGAATATCTCCGTCATCGCCATTTGCATACGCTCCTTTTATTCTCCGTCGCCGATGGCCCCGAGAACCTCGTCTATGAGGCCCTGAAAGACAGGCGTGCTTCGTGGCCGCGGATACGGCAGATCGACGGGAAGTTCGCGCGTCACGCGCCCCTCTCCGAGGATTACCACCCGCGTACCGAGGCGCAGCGCCTCACCGACGTCGTGTGTCACCATTATAAAGCTCTTTTTTTCTTCAAGGTATAACCGTATCAGCTCGCGCTGCATCGTGCGGCGGGTGAAATAATCAAGGGCTCCGAGCGGTTCGTCGAGCAATATCACAGGCGGGTTTTTCACGAGCGCGCGCCCGAGGGCGACGCGCTGCGCCATGCCGCCGGAGAGCTGGGCCGGCAGCGCCCTCTCGTAGCCTTTTAGTCCGACCGTCTCTATCATTTTAAGCGCCCTTTCTCTCAGCCCCTCGTCCCGTTCACGCGGCGGATAGGCAAAGAGGATATTGTCGATAGCCGAAAGCCACGGCATAAGCCGCGCCTCCTGAAAGACCATACCCGCGGGCAGCGGCTCTTCCTGCGAACAGGAGCGCCCCCTGAATTTCACGGAACCTGCCGTGGGAGGTTCAAGAGAAGCGAGGATGCGCAGCAGAGTGGTCTTGCCGGAGCCGCTCCTGCCGACGACGGTGACGAACTCGTTCTCTCCGATTTCAAGAGAGACGTCCTGCAGCGCCTCCACACGCCGCCCCTCTATGCTGTAGCACTTTGAGACGTTTTCTACCGAAAGGAAGGACATCAGCGCACCCTCCCCGCGGCCTTAGAAATAATTACGAAGAGATAATCCAGCGCCGCGCCAAGCGCGCCGATCACAAGTATCCCCATCAGCACGACGTCCGAGCGCGAAAGCTGTTCCGCGTCAAGGATCATATATCCCAGCCCGGAAGAGGCGGCGACAAGTTCCGCCGCCACAAGCGAACGCCAGCTGTAGCCGAGCCCCAGCTGCAGACCGGTAAGAATGGCAGGCAGCGCCGACGGCAGGATCACATGGCGGCAGCGCTCCCAGCGACTGTAGCCAAAGACCCGCGCGACCTCGATGAGCCCGGAATCGCAGCCCCTGACGCCCTGCAGCGTATTGAGAAAGACGGGAAAGAAGGTGGCGAGGATGATAAGGATGATCTTGGGGCTCTCCCCGATCCCGAACCAGAGGATGAGCATCGGAATCACCGCCATTGGCGGGATATGGCGCAAAAACTCCAGAGTCGGGTCCAGCTGCGCGAGAAGCGGCGGAAAAGAGCCGCACAAAAACGCAAGCGAGACGGCAAGCGCCGCGGAGAGGCCGAAGCCGACGGCGATACGGCCGAGGCTGGCGCACATATTCTCCGCCAGCGTTCCGTCTGCGGCGGCGGTCGTAAAGGCGCGCCACACCGCTCCCGGCGAGGGCAGCAAAAAGGTGTTCCACCAGCCGGCCGAGGCCCCGTACCACCATAAAAGGAGGACTGACAGCGGGAATAAGGCGCCGCTCATAAGTATTTTCCAGGCAGTATCTTTCATCTCACGCGTAAATTCCCATCAATAAAATTCCGCTAGTATTGTACCTCTAAAAAGGCGAAAGACACTATAATATTAACGGATGAAAAATATTACGCGACAAGGGAGTGTACAGTTTGAGCAAAGTAACATGGAAGGCGGGGACGATGCTCTACCCCCTGCCGCCGGTGATGGTCTCCTGCGGTACGATGGAAAGGGCGAATATCATCACGGTGGCCTGGACGGGCATAGTAAACTCGGAACCGCCGATGACATACATCTCCGTGCGCCCCGAGCGCTTTTCGCACGGCCTGATCAAGGAGACGGGAGAGTTCGTCATCAACCTTACTACCGACAGGCTGGTATGGAACGCCGACTTCTGCGGCGTGAAATCCGGCCGCGACACAAATAAATTCGCCCTGCCGGGACTCACGGCGGTCAAAGCCAGCGCGGTGAGTGCTCCGATGATAGAGGAGAGCCCCGTCAACATCGAATGCCGCGTCGAGAGAAGCATTCTGCTGGGAAGCCACGAAATGTTCATCTCCAAAATAATCGCCGTCAACGTCAATGAAAAGCTGCTGGACGCGAAGGGCGTGCTGCACCTGGAAAAGGCCGGCCTTGCGGCGACGGCGCACGGAAAGTACTTCACGCTTGGCCGCCAGGTAGGAAGTTTCGGATATTCGGTAAGAAAGAGATAAAGGAGAAATCAGCAATGCTTAGATGCGAAATATGCCATAAACCTTTAAAGGAGTGCTGCGACCTCTTCCACGAGGCCGAGGACGAAAACGGAAATAGCGTCGTGATCTGTTACGAATGCGCGGAGGAGCATAAGATCCCCTTCGAAGATGAGAAAGATAATTTATAAACCGGCGCCTTAATTATTTTGCGCGGCGGTAACGGGCGGAGAGGCGAATCATCTATTTCGTGCGGTCCGCCCTGTTTATCCGCCACAGGCGCCGCAAACGTCACGAAGCCGCCCCGGGGCCCAACCTAAGATAGGTTCGGTTGCCGGGGCGGCACAGTTATGTCTATAATCAGCGGAATTTATACGCTGTAAAGCAGCTCTCCGTATGTCGGATAGGGCCAGTATTTTTCTCCGACGAAGCGTTCGATCTCGTCCGCCGCGGAACGCAGCTCACCCATCACCGGCAGGACCTTGTCTCGGTAATAGAGGGCGGCCTCATTCGCGCTCCCGCACGCTTCCGCCTCCGTCAGGATTTCCTCGAGCCTGTTGATATTCACATAGAGCGAATCGGTCAGTGTGCGCAGGTGCTTGAGCATATTGATCTCCATCGCGCAGTCCAGCTCGGGGCAGGCCGTCTTGACCGCCACCGCCGTCTCGCTGAGGCGCTTGAGATAGGTGTAAGCGGCGGGGATGATGTCCTTCCGCACCATCTCGGCCATCGTCAGGGCCTCTATCCTGATCACCTTGCAGTAATTCTCAAGATGTACCTCGCAGCGCGAACGCATCTCTACCTCCGTGAAGACCTTATGCTTGGTAAAGAGCGCAACGTTCTTTGCGTCGACATAATGCGGCATGGCGTCGGGGGTCGTCCGGTAGTTGGAAAGGCCGCGGCGCGCCGCCTCCTCAAGCCAGGCGTCCTCGTAGCCGTTGCCGTTGAAGATGATGCGCTTATGTTCGGATATCGTCTTCCTGATAAGGCCGTTGAGCGTCTCTTTAAAATCACCGCCCCCCTCCAGGGCGTCGGCGAACTGCTCAAGTTCCTCGGCGACGATCGTGTTGAGCACAATGTTCGGCCCCGCGATGGACTGGCTTGAGCCGAGCATACGAAACTCAAACTTATTGCCCGTAAAGGCGAAGGGAGAGGTCCGGTTGCGGTCGGTGGTATCCTTGCGGAAGAGCGGCAGCGTGTCCACGCCGATCTCCATATGGCTCGCGACCCGGTCCTTATAGGCGGTACCCTTCTCTATCGACTCCAGGATATCCATCAATTCCTCGCCGATAAACATCGAGATGACCGCAGGCGGCGCTTCGTTCGCGCCGAGCCGGTGGTCGTTGCCCGCCGTCGCAACGACTGCGCGGAGCATATCCTGATATTCGTCCACGCCCTTTATCACCGCGCAGAGAAAGAGAAGGAACTGGGCGTTCTCCGAAGGTGTCCTGCCGGGATCGAGCAGGTTAAGGCCGTTGTCCGTCGCGAGCGACCAGTTGATATGCTTACCGGAGCCGTTGACCTCGGCAAAGGGCTTTTCATGCAGGAGGCAGACGAGCCCGTGGCGGTCGGCAACCTTTTTCATCAGCTCCATCGTCAGCTGGTTATGGTCACAGCTCATATTGGTGTTGGTAAATATCGGCGCCAGCTCATGCTGCGCGGGAGCAACCTCGTTGTGCTCGGTCTTCGCCAAGATGCCGAGCTTCCAGAGCTCCTCGTCGAGATCGGCCATAAACTCCATCACGCGCGGGCGTATCGCTCCGAAATAGTGGTCGTCCAGCTCCTGTCCCTTCGGCGGCTTGGCGCCGAAGAGCGTGCGCCCCGTAAAGCGCAGGTCCTTGCGTTTTTTATAAAGCTCTTTGTCGACGAGAAAATATTCCTGTTCCGGCCCCACCGTAGTGGTGACGCGGGTGACGTCGTTGTTGCCGAAGAGCCGCAAAATGCGCAGAGCCTGAACGTTGATGACGTCCATCGAGCGCAGGAGCGGAGTCTTCTTGTCAAGCACCTCGCCGCCGTAAGAGCAGAAGACGGTGGGGATGCAGAGGGTGTTCTCCTTTATAAAGGCGTATGACGTTGGGTCCCAGGCGGTATAGCCCCGCGCCTCGAAGGTGGCGCGCAGGCCGCCGGAGGGAAATGAGGAGGCGTCCGGCTCGCCCTTTATCAGCTCCTTGCCGGAAAATTCCATTATCACCCTACCGTTGTCGAGCGGCGAAATGAAGCTGTCGTGCTTCTCCGCCGTTATCCCCGTCATCGGCTGGAACCAGTGGGTGAAATGCGTCGCGCCCTTCTCCACCGCCCAGTCCTTCATCGCGTTGGCGACGACGTTGGCGATATCGCGCGCGACCGGCTTTCCCTCGCTGACAGACTTCTTGAACGCCTTGAAGGTCTCCTTAGGGAGGCGCTGCTTCATCGTAAAGTCGTTAAATACCATCGTGCCGAATATCTCTTCTACCTTTGCCATCATAACCACTCCTTTTCAAAGGACTTTCTCCTTAACGCGGACATAATAGCTTTATTTACAGTAAATGTCAATATTTAAGCAGATATTTAGGTAATTTTTATGCTTAATTTTATATATAATCTGCATATAATATATATTTTCTCAAAATAAGCATAGAGTAGTTAGACCTTAAGCAGCTTTGTTATATCGCTGGGCTTCCTTCCGTTGAAGTATGTATAGGGCGGGAACCGCCGTCAGGTCACGGAAACGGCAAAAGCCCCGCCTGAGCGTCAAATGCTCAGGCGGGGCTTTTGTAAACGCTAGATGCGGGGAAGCTAGCCTATTCCCCCGGCTCGCGTATCTTGGCCGCGTTTAGTGCGAATCCGGGGTAAATTTACTCATATCTACGACCTTTATCTTTATACCGTCAACGGTTTTCTCTTTCACAGGGGCATTTCCCTTCACTGTAGTACCAGTCGCGGTATCGTACTTGGTAATCGAAACCAACGTCCCGTTACTTAAACCGCTGATATTCTGCGTTGTCCAGGAAATAGAATAATTGTAATTACCCTCATTATCCGTCTTTAAGCTCGTCCGCTGCACCTGCCAAGGGTAGCTGCTCAAATCGATGCCTGTGACGCGGCTGAGATATTCCACAAAATACTTTCCGTAGTTAAGTCCGGTAGAATCCAGCGTTGCGTTGATGTCATCCTTAAGGTTCGACACGTAGTTAAAGTATGATTTTAAGTCAGTTACGTACTTATCGCCTATCTTGATTTTTACGATCTCTTCCTTGTTCAGAAGATGGCTTAGCTGCACAAACAGAGTGTCGTCCAGAGTATCGCTGTGCACTGTACAGGCCACCGTAACACGCGAGGTGTCCGTAATATCCGGCAGGGCGAATACCACCACGCCGTGAGAGGGACATACGCCGCTTATCGAATAGAAGGTCGGCGACGAAGATTTTTTTTCGCCCTTCGTCTGGTCCTTTAATACATCATCCATTATGGGCTCAAAATTAGTTAAAGCTCCCTCTGCCCTTCTTATACCGTATTCTTTTTGAAGTATCTTCCTGTTGTTGAGGCAGGCGGTCTCCTCCGCCTTATCGGTGGCGCTGCCGCTTGAAATCATCATCAGTCCGGCAAGTATACCTATCACGATTACCACAATCAGAACCTCCACTAAGGTGAAAGCCCCGCTCTTTCCAGTCGGCATTTTACCCCCTCCTTGTTACCCCAAAAGCAAGTCATTCTCTTACTTTTTATTATACAACTGCCGCGCGGATTTTCCATCGCCGTCTCAATAAAAAACACTCCGCGTCACGCATATCCACTCGCGGCGGCAGCCGGTCCCCGAAAAGAAACGGCGCCCGCCGGAGCGGACGCCGTTTCTTTTCGATAGGGGGGTGAGAAGACAGCTGTTTTATATCTTTCCGACAAGGTCGAGGCCGGGTTTCAGCGTTTCTTTGCCGGGGGTCCACTTCGCCGGGCAGACGCGGTCGCCGTACTGGGCGACGAACTGAAGGGCCAAAATCTTTCTGAAGAGTTCGTCCGCGTTACGGCCGACGTTGCCCGCGTTCACCTCGTAGGCGCATATCCTGCCCTCTGGGTTAACGATAAATGTTCCGCGCTCCGCGATTCCCTTATCCTCGATCATCACGTCAAAGTCGCGCGCGAGTTTCCCGGTGGGGTCCGCAAGCATCGGAAATTTTATCGCCTTGATCGTATCGGAGGCGTCCTGCCATGCTTTGTGGACAAAATGGGTATCACAGGAGACGGAATAGACCTCGCAGCCTACCTCTTTAAGCTCCTCGTATTTGTCGGCAAGGTCTTTAAGCTCCGTAGGGCAGACGAAGGTGAAGTCCGCCGGATAGAAAAAGAAAACCGACCATTTGCCGAGAATGTCGGCCTTTGACACTGTCTTGAATTCAAAATCATGATAGGCGTCTACTGTAAAGTCACTGACTTCTTTTCCGATAAGAGACATCTTTAGATCCTCCTGAATTTTTATTTTATGTTAGCCTTAACTAACTGGACTAAATTTATCATTATTGAGAGGATTTGTCAATAACTTAAAATAGTTATTTTTTATTTCTTTGAATGCTCATCAAAAATTATATACTATGTGCCTCGGCCACTTATCGAATCTTGAACAGGCACAGCCCCGGAGGCCGATAAATTATTGTACTTTTGCCGCCGCTTGCGATAAACTGATATCCGTCTCGTCCATCATATGTGATACGCTATTTAATCGGAGGCTGATAGCGATGCGGCCGTCAGTAAGAAGAGATAAGCTGTTACCTGTTATATTTATAATGCTGCAGAGCGTCATCTACGGCTTCGGAAATCCGCTGACAAAGATTGCCTATTACAGCATCACGCCGCTGTGGTGTCTTACGCTGCGCTTCTCGCTCGCATTCGTGCTCTTCGCCGCCCTCTTCGGCAAAGAGGCCTGCCAACGACTGCGCGGCGTGAGGGCGTCGGACTACCTTCCCGCCGGGATCAGCGCGGCGTTGGTCTTTATCCTCAATAATATCGCCCTCAACATGACCAGCGCTACCAACGTCGGCTTTATCATGTCGCTGCCGGTGGTGATCGCGCCGATAATGGCCGTCCCGATCTTAAAGCGCCGCTATGATATCCGCCACCTGCCGGTACAGCTTGGCGCGCTGGCCGGCATCTATCTGCTATGCTGCCGCGGCGGCGGGCTGCGGTTGAACGCAGGCGACCTGATCGTCCTGCTCTCCACCGTCTGCTGGGCCGCTTCGCTGGCTTACAGCGAACGCTCTCTCACAAATATCGACGCCGCTTCGGTCACGCTGGTCCAGATAACGACTACGGCGCTGCTGAGCTTCGCCTGCGCCGTCATCTTTGAACGGAACGCCTCTCTATCCGCCGTCAAACCGGCGGCGTGGATGGTGGTCGTCTATCTGGCCGTCACCTGCAGCTGCCTCGGCTTCATGCTGCAAAACCTCGCGCTGCGCCGCACCTCCTCCGCCGCCGTCGCCCTGCTGCAGACTATGCAGCCGATAATGACGACCGCCGCCGCCTGGATGCTGCTCGGCGAAAGGCTGGATCTCGTCGGGATGGCCGGCGCCGCCGTCATAATCATCTGCATCG is drawn from Cloacibacillus sp. and contains these coding sequences:
- a CDS encoding ABC transporter permease, whose protein sequence is MKDTAWKILMSGALFPLSVLLLWWYGASAGWWNTFLLPSPGAVWRAFTTAAADGTLAENMCASLGRIAVGFGLSAALAVSLAFLCGSFPPLLAQLDPTLEFLRHIPPMAVIPMLILWFGIGESPKIILIILATFFPVFLNTLQGVRGCDSGLIEVARVFGYSRWERCRHVILPSALPAILTGLQLGLGYSWRSLVAAELVAASSGLGYMILDAEQLSRSDVVLMGILVIGALGAALDYLFVIISKAAGRVR
- a CDS encoding flavin reductase family protein translates to MYSLSKVTWKAGTMLYPLPPVMVSCGTMERANIITVAWTGIVNSEPPMTYISVRPERFSHGLIKETGEFVINLTTDRLVWNADFCGVKSGRDTNKFALPGLTAVKASAVSAPMIEESPVNIECRVERSILLGSHEMFISKIIAVNVNEKLLDAKGVLHLEKAGLAATAHGKYFTLGRQVGSFGYSVRKR
- a CDS encoding glutamine synthetase III, giving the protein MAKVEEIFGTMVFNDFTMKQRLPKETFKAFKKSVSEGKPVARDIANVVANAMKDWAVEKGATHFTHWFQPMTGITAEKHDSFISPLDNGRVIMEFSGKELIKGEPDASSFPSGGLRATFEARGYTAWDPTSYAFIKENTLCIPTVFCSYGGEVLDKKTPLLRSMDVINVQALRILRLFGNNDVTRVTTTVGPEQEYFLVDKELYKKRKDLRFTGRTLFGAKPPKGQELDDHYFGAIRPRVMEFMADLDEELWKLGILAKTEHNEVAPAQHELAPIFTNTNMSCDHNQLTMELMKKVADRHGLVCLLHEKPFAEVNGSGKHINWSLATDNGLNLLDPGRTPSENAQFLLFLCAVIKGVDEYQDMLRAVVATAGNDHRLGANEAPPAVISMFIGEELMDILESIEKGTAYKDRVASHMEIGVDTLPLFRKDTTDRNRTSPFAFTGNKFEFRMLGSSQSIAGPNIVLNTIVAEELEQFADALEGGGDFKETLNGLIRKTISEHKRIIFNGNGYEDAWLEEAARRGLSNYRTTPDAMPHYVDAKNVALFTKHKVFTEVEMRSRCEVHLENYCKVIRIEALTMAEMVRKDIIPAAYTYLKRLSETAVAVKTACPELDCAMEINMLKHLRTLTDSLYVNINRLEEILTEAEACGSANEAALYYRDKVLPVMGELRSAADEIERFVGEKYWPYPTYGELLYSV
- a CDS encoding prepilin-type N-terminal cleavage/methylation domain-containing protein, with the protein product MPTGKSGAFTLVEVLIVVIVIGILAGLMMISSGSATDKAEETACLNNRKILQKEYGIRRAEGALTNFEPIMDDVLKDQTKGEKKSSSPTFYSISGVCPSHGVVVFALPDITDTSRVTVACTVHSDTLDDTLFVQLSHLLNKEEIVKIKIGDKYVTDLKSYFNYVSNLKDDINATLDSTGLNYGKYFVEYLSRVTGIDLSSYPWQVQRTSLKTDNEGNYNYSISWTTQNISGLSNGTLVSITKYDTATGTTVKGNAPVKEKTVDGIKIKVVDMSKFTPDSH
- the ahpC gene encoding alkyl hydroperoxide reductase subunit C — translated: MSLIGKEVSDFTVDAYHDFEFKTVSKADILGKWSVFFFYPADFTFVCPTELKDLADKYEELKEVGCEVYSVSCDTHFVHKAWQDASDTIKAIKFPMLADPTGKLARDFDVMIEDKGIAERGTFIVNPEGRICAYEVNAGNVGRNADELFRKILALQFVAQYGDRVCPAKWTPGKETLKPGLDLVGKI
- a CDS encoding DMT family transporter, encoding MRPSVRRDKLLPVIFIMLQSVIYGFGNPLTKIAYYSITPLWCLTLRFSLAFVLFAALFGKEACQRLRGVRASDYLPAGISAALVFILNNIALNMTSATNVGFIMSLPVVIAPIMAVPILKRRYDIRHLPVQLGALAGIYLLCCRGGGLRLNAGDLIVLLSTVCWAASLAYSERSLTNIDAASVTLVQITTTALLSFACAVIFERNASLSAVKPAAWMVVVYLAVTCSCLGFMLQNLALRRTSSAAVALLQTMQPIMTTAAAWMLLGERLDLVGMAGAAVIIICIVAEVYVSGKTA